The proteins below come from a single Euleptes europaea isolate rEulEur1 chromosome 5, rEulEur1.hap1, whole genome shotgun sequence genomic window:
- the EEF1AKMT2 gene encoding EEF1A lysine methyltransferase 2, with translation MGGREDGFQPSALGTQEHWDAVYECELQHFEDSGDAGEIWFGEESISRLIGWLEKQKIPLDSCVLDIGTGNGVLLVELAKSGYTNLVGIDYSPSAIRLSKKIMEKEGLPQVKLRVEDILNPSNELSGFHVCIDKGTFDAISLNPNHAAEKRRQYVKSLHRILRPGGLFLITSCNWTREELLDEFEKGFILLEELPTSVFCFGGKTGNNVTVLVFQQKI, from the exons ATGGGCGGCAGGGAGGATGGTTTCCAACCGTCGGCGCTGGGCACCCAAGAGCA TTGGGATGCAGTATATGAATGTGAACTGCAGCATTTTGAAGACAGTGGCGATGCTGGTGAGATCTG GTTTGGTGAAGAAAGCATAAGTCGTTTAATTGGATGGCTAGAAAAACAAAAGATACCCTTGGACAGCTGTGTACTTGATATTGGAACAGGCAATGGTGTTTTACTGGTTGAACTG GCCAAGTCCGGTTACACTAATCTTGTAGGAATTGACTACTCTCCTTCTGCAATTCGACTTTCAAAAAAGATAATGGAAAAAGAAGGATTGCCTCAAGTTAAATTGCGG GTAGAAGATATTTTAAATCCCTCAAATGAATTATCGGGATTTCATGTTTGCATTGACAAAGGAACTTTTGATGCCATCAGCCTGAATCCAAACCATGCAGCCGAGAAACGAAGACAGTACGTGAAATCGCTGCATAGGATACTGAGACCAGGAGGCCTCTTTCTCATAACTTCTTGTAACTGGACCAGAGAGGAACTACTTGATGAGTTTGAAAAAG GATTTATTCTTCTGGAGGAGCTGCCTACATCTGTGTTCTGCTTTGGAGGAAAAACTGGGAACAATGTAACTGTGTTGGTTTTCCAACAGAAAATATAA